TAAgggtattaattaaattatgggCTTGACCCATTAATTACTAATTtccaataattaattattagataAATACTTGCTACTCAAATAATCGCAATTATCGAATAGTTCAAATTTCCAAACCAACTTCACCGACCGATCAAAAGGGACCCGAGGCAACCATAGGGAggtataaaattataattttacgaaaattctaaaattgactttacgggtcattacaatatgTTAGTACTCtgtttcatcaatttttattttccctTATTAGTGAATGATTCTAAAGAGTTTCACCTACAAAAGCATATGAGGTTGTTTAGTCGAAGCCTCAGTGGAGAGGCGTTAAAATGGTTCACATCTCAAGAACTCCGTCAGTGGTCTACATGGGGGGCTCTGGCCAAAGATTTTTTAGAAAGATTCCAGTTTAATGTTGAAGTTGTCCCTGACAgatattatttggaaaaaatcaaGCAAAAGACCACGGAGGACTATCGTGAATATGCGTGCCGCTGGAGGAAAGAAGCTGCAAAGGTATAACCTGTGATGACTGAAAGCGCAATAACCTCTGCTTTTATTCGAGCTTAGGAGCCCGAGTATTATGAAAGGATGTTGCCCATGATGGGACAAAAGTTTTCGGAGCTGATCAGAGTAGGAGAAGTCATAGAGAATGGCCTTATGTCTAGAAATGTTACAAGTCTCACTGCCTTGCAGGCCACCAACAAATCCTCATTATCCATGGCCACAAGATTCGCtaggaaaaagaaagaggacGTGTCTGCTGTATCTTTTAGCCCGAGGCCAAGGCCGCAAAGGTATTTTGGGTCTAGCTCTACTATTGGGAACTCCAACCGATTTCCCATCTCATATATTTACCCACCATCTCCACAAGCTCCAATCCCAATCCCAATCTACTATGCACAACAGAACTACCAAGCACCACCGCCCATCTACCAAAATCAACCACTAACCTACCAAAATACACTACCAAATCACCAAGCCAATGCACCAGTCTACCAAAATCCTGgacaaaacaacccaaatgcCAACAATCTACCCCGTCCTAACCTCGAAAGAAAGCCTCCCAGAGTTTTCACTCCTTTGGCAGAAACACGTACCCAACTATTTGAGCATCTAAGAGTGGCAGGATTTATCCAACCAGTAGGCGCAAGGACAATTAATCCCACAACAAAGTTCTTCCGAGCAGATCAACGTTGTGCATACCATTCTGGAGGGGCAGGACATGATACTGAAGGATGTATCAATCTGAAACATAAGATTCAAGACTTGATCGATAATAGGGTCATCACTCTCCAAGCCCTTGCCCTCAATGTGAACCTTAACCCATTGCCGAATCATGGAGGAGCTACCATCAACATGATTGAAAGAGACGAAGATTGGCTTGCTAATGGGACTATCGATGAAGCAACTGTCAACTCACTTATACCAACAGTGGCTTCATTGACCATAGAGGTCCGTCCAGAGTTTGTTGTAATAACTGCACCTCATCAGACATTTGCTTTGGTGAAGGAAAGAAGCAATGAGAAGTCCGTAGAAAGGTTTGTTGTCCAAGCGGCCACCACACAAGGGATGACACGTTCTGGAAGATGCTACATTCCAGAAGAACTAACTCATGAGATACGAAGAAAGGAGAACCAAAAAAGGCCGATCACAGAGGGTGAGGCTGAAGAGTTTTGGCGAAGAATGCAGCCTAAGGAGTATTCCATTGTCAAACATTTAGAGAAGACTTCTGCTCAAATTTCTGTTTGGGCTCTATTAATGAGTTCTGAGTACCATCGAAAAGCACTGTTGAAGGAACTTGATGAAGCATATGTGCCGACGGGAACAAGTGGTGAGAATCTGGCCACCATGGTAAGACATGTCATTGGGAGTCATCAATCTCTTTTCGAAAAAAGGAGTTGCCACTCGAAGGGGTTATGCACAACTGTGCCTTGTATATCACCGTCAAATACAAGGACAAGTTTGTAGCTCGAGTATTGATTGATAATGGCTCAGGGCTCAATATCTGCCCATTATCAACCTTGTGTCAGCTAAAATATGATGTAGGAAAAATCCATCAAAGCCGCATGAATGTAAGGGCATTTGGTGGTTCGCAAAGAGAGACTATAGAGGAAGTAGACTTGTGTATCCAAATGGGGCCTGCAGAATTTGTCACTGAATTCCAGGTGATGGGTATATCTACAAGTTACAACTTATTGCTAGGAAGACCATGGATTCATGCTGTTGGAGCAGTTCCATCCACATTGCATCAACTTTTGAAGTTCATCTGGGAGGACCATGAAATTGTCATTCATGGTGAAGGGAGTGACCATAGGTACCCTGGTTTCTCCATTCCAGTTATTGAAGAGTCTTCTCAAAATACCGACTTTCACCTGGTGGAGATAATGAATGCTGCTTCTGAAGATACGACATTGCAGGTACCAATgccacaaatgtataaaatgctaGCCACAATTATGCTGAGAAGTGGTTTTGAACCTGGGCGTGGGTTAGGCAAGAATATGGATGGCATATCCGAACCTCTTCCTATACCACTTCAAAATTTCCGATTCGGTATCGATTATACCCCAACAGAGGAAGAATTGTTTGAAGTAGAAACAAGGAAGAAACATGACTGTGATATACCGAAGCCTATTCCAGAATTGTACCAGTCATTTGTTGCTAAAGCTTTAGAGCCTGAGATTGATGGTCTAGTGGAAGGGATGAGAAGATTGTTTGATGAAGATGATTGTGCTGTGATCTCGGTAGAATGCACGACAACACCCACCATCCGAGATGCTAGACCTGGAGAGATGCTGCGGAATTGGATGGCCACTCCACTTATGATCCATCGAATGACTTGGTAGACAAAGacaagatttgaagtttatttttaaaaattggtgTTGTTCGGACGACGCCCGAAACCACCATTTATGTCACTTCATTTTTCATCGTaatgtttaaaaaggaaaagactcATGAGTCATGACCAAATTTTGTACGCCTTTTTAAAATTCCAATGAAGCCtcgtttattttaaattgattatcttGTCATTGCGAATTATTCTGCAACAAATACATTTAAACTCTTTCTATCTAACATGGTTGATTTATTGTTCTTTTCAGTAAAAATGAATCtaaacctgccaatgtcatgaCATGTCACGAACACAGCGAACCAAGTAAGGTCGATGAAGATGAATGTAAAGAATATGATGAGGAAACTATGATGCCTGAACACCTTACCGAGTACTTGAGGCAACTTGAAGACGATAAAAAACCCAACCTGGATGAAACAGAGACAGTAAACTTGGGAGATGACGAGTCGATCAGAGAAACCTGAGTCAGTGTCTATTTGGCAGCAACAGAAAGAGAAAAATTGGTCGAGCTGCTCAGACAATACATCGATGTGTTTGCCTAGTCTTATGATGATATGCCAGGGTCAAGCACTGATATTGTTTCCCATAAGCTACCTATCAATTCAGAGTACTGTCCAGTAAAGCAGAAAACCAGAAAGTTCAAGCCTGATCTGAGTTTAAGGATAAAAGAGGAGGTCATGAAGCAGATCGAATCAAAAGTCGTTGAAGTGACCAACTATCCCACTTGGCTGGCTAACATTGTTCCAGTGGcgaaaaaagatagaaaaatcaGGATATGCATGGATTATCgggatctcaacaaagcaagtccgaaagataattttcccTTGCCGAATATCCACATAATCATCAATaattgtgctaagcatgagCTTCAATCATTTGTGGATTGCTTTGCGGGATACCACCAGATTCTAATGGATgtagaagatgcagaaaaaataGCCTTCATCACAGTTTGGGGAGTCTACCATTATCGAGTGATGTAGTTCGACCTCAAAAATGCTGGAGCCACTTACATGAGAGTTATGACCACCATTTTCCATGATATGATATGATCCACAAAGAAATTGAGGTGTATGTGCACGATGTTATCATAAAATCCCGCGAGAATTCGGATTACCTGACACACTTGGAAAAGTTCTTTAACAGGTTACGTACGTATGATTTGAAGTTAAACCCAGCCAAATGTGCATTTGGAGTACCTGCAGGGAAGTTACTCGAATTCATAGTTAGCAGAAGAGGTATCGAGCTTGATCCTTCCAAAATCAAGGCAATTCAAGACTTACCTCCTCCAAAGACTAAGAAGGAAGTAATGAGTTTTCTGGGGAGACTAAATTACATCATTCGATTCATAGCTCAATCAACGGTGATTGTGAGCCTAtattcaagttactacgaagAATGTCAGAAGGCTTTTGACACCATCAAGAGTTACCTTTCGAATCCACCAGTGTTGGTGCCACCACGTGCTGGAAGTCCATTGCTATTGTATTTATCCATCTATGACAATGCCTTCGGGTGTGTGTTAGGGAAACATAATGAGACCggaagaaagaagagagctATATATTATATGAGCAAGAAGTTCACATCTTATGAGGCCCGTTACACCCTTTTAGAGAGAActtgttgtgctttgacttgggtTGCTCAGAAATTGAGACATTATCTGTCGGCTTATACAACACATCTCATTTCAAGAATGGACCCGCCCCGCTCAAGTATATATTTCAGAAAGCAATGCCCACAGGAAAGCTAGCATAATGGCAAATgttgttgagtgagttcgatATTGTGTACATGACTCAGAAAGCAATCAAGGGGCAAGCTTTGGCCGATCACCTTGCTGAAAATAGTAGATGAAAGATATGAACCGCTTAGAATATATTTCCCTAACGAAGAAGTATTGTTTGTAGGGGAAGACATCTCAGAATCATATCCTGGGTGGAAAATGTTCTTTGATAGAGCAGTAAACTCTATAGGATCAGGAATTGGAGCAGTGTTGATATCTGAATCGAGGCAACATTATCCAGCAACAGCAAAGCTTAGATTTCGATGCACTAATaacatggctgagtatgaagcATGTATTCTTGGCTTGACATGAATGTTCAAGAATTAATGATAATTGGTAATTCAGACTTGttgattcatcaagttcaaggGGAATGGGCGGTGAAGAGTCCTAAAATCTTACCATACGTACAATTGGTATAGAGATTATGCAAAAGAATTAGGAAGACCTAGTTCAAACACACACCGAGAATACAAAACGAGCTTGATGATGCCCTTGCAACCATATCGTCCGTGATACAATACCCAGAAAAGAGTTATATCGATATACTTGAGATAGTTTTAAAAGAACAACCAACACATTGTTCACATCTGGAAGCAGAATGAGATGGGAATCCATGGTATATCGATGTAAAAAGGTACTTAGAAGCTGGCGAATATCCGAAAAAAGCAACGAGTATTCAGAAGAAAACAATCCGAAGAATGGAAAATAACTTCCTTTTGAATGGAGAGGTTCTTTATAAGAGGACATCCGATCTGGGATTACTGAGATGCGTGTATGCTGCAGAAGCCATCGTTTGAAGAAGTGCACGCTGGAGTGTGTGGGACGCACACGAATGGGATTACATTAGCAAATAAAATCTTAAGGGCGGGATACTTCTGGATGACTATGGAAAATTATTGTGGCCGATTTGTccaaaaataccataaataccAGGTGCACGGAGATCTGATCAAAGTACCACCCCACGAGCTCAATGCGATGAGTTCCCCTTGGCCATTTGCAGCCTGGGGCATGGATGTTATTAGACCGATTGAGCCTGCTACCTCCAATGGTCATAGGTTCATTTTGGTCGTCATTGAttacttcaccaagtgggtcGAAGCTGCTTCCTAAAAGCTGTGACAAAGAAAGTTGTGGCCGACtttgttcgcaacaatttgATGTCATTTTGGAGTTCCAGAGTCTATCATCACAAACAATAGAGCAAATCTGAATAATCAGTTGATGaaagagatatgtgaacaattcaaaattACCCACAGCAATTCAACTACATATCGCCCTCAGATGAATGGAGTTGTGGAAGCTGCTAATAAGAACATCAAGAGGATACTGAGAAAGATGATTAACAACTACAAATGTTGGCATGAAAATTTGTCTTATGCTTTGCTAGGTTACCGCACCACAATCCAAACCTCAACTAGAGCAACTCCTTACCTATTGGTATACGGAACAGAAGCAGTAATACCAGCTGAAGTTGAGATACCATCTTTAAGGTTTATTCAGGAAGCTAAATTGAGTGATGCCGAGTCGGTCCGTGATCGATATGAGCAAttaacattgattgatgagaaaaaAATGAGTGTTGTTTGTCATGGTCAGTTGTATCAATAGAGAATGACTCGCGTTTTCAACAAGAAAGGAAGAGTTCGAACATTTGAGGTAGGCCAATTGGTGTTGaaacgcattttccctcatcaagaggaatataaagggaaatttgcacctcACCGGCAAGGACCGTATGTTGTCCACAAGGTACTATCAAGAGGAGCTTTGGTTCTAGCAGAGATGGACGGTCAGGTGTGGCGCAAAGCTATCAATTCAGATGCCGTCAACAGATACTACATTTGAAGGATGAtacttcttttctttatttccttGTAATTGCAGTTTGCTTGTAATCATTGTCACATTATGTTTTGAAACATCCCCCTTGTACTTGAACTAcattcgacctgaattctcaaaaatgagaTATATATGCGgtctatgtcggcctcggtcgttTCCTTATCAAATTTTCTATTGTCACTTCTCGAGatgggaactacgtttgacctgattcctgcctcaacgggatacgtaggcgccacaagggtTCGGTCATATTCCCAATAAGATTTCTATTTCCCCTCGTCATggaaactgggacagaatttttgagagaacctcaaaaattctacaagaAGAGTCATTTCCTACTAACAAGAGTCAAATATCATATCAAAATGTGCAACCGGGAATAATTTTGAGCAGATCTCAAATTCAAGACTCCCGTGATCATCATCAGATTTGTTTTTGAAACATCCAattgggacagaatttttgagaaagacctcaaaaattccatcaaggATACTCGGACCTTCGAAGTCAACTTCAATTGCCTAAAATTGACGTGTTCTTAAAGGGTTTTAAGTTGTCTGCAAGCTACCTATCATATCAAAATCTGAGACAAAGGGTTTTGATCGTGTCGTGCATGTCGTGACAGTTAATTGgcagagagaaaaaaaaatatttaaaaaaaaaaacttcatacCTCGCAAATGTTTTAATATGATCTTGTCTTTTGTCTACTGTGAGTCATTGGACCTAGCAGACAGAGTTTCAGAGATAGCCAGACCAGGAGCAAGGCAACTTCAACACAGATCAGTGTTCCAAAACTAACATGTTTTTGTGGATGCAGGGTATAATATGATCATCAAATAAGCTATATTTATCAACCAACTAGTCCAGGAGAACACATCCAACGAATATCTATTATGGGAGTCTCATCTGGGTGGCTGGTTCAGTCGCTTTCGAGAACTCAAATTGACGGGTAGTGAGATAGCATACTCGTATGATTGATTTAAAGTCGGCCACTGATAGATAAGACGACGTTTATAGTCATTACATACTCAAACCTCTAAGAGGGCTACTGCTTATTCAAAATGCCGAGAGGGTCATTGCATATCAAactgccaagagggccattcatattcaaattgccgagaagGCCACTCATATTTATATTGGCAAGAGGGCCATCGCATATTTAATCTCtgagagggccattcatattcaaattgtcgAGAAGGCCACTCATATTTAtattgccaagagggccattgcatattcaaaatgtcgagagggccattgcatattaaattgccgagaaggccattcatatttatattgccgagagggccatcctATATAAAGGCCAAGAGGGCCATCGCATATTAAATC
The Solanum stenotomum isolate F172 unplaced genomic scaffold, ASM1918654v1 scaffold27100, whole genome shotgun sequence genome window above contains:
- the LOC125851565 gene encoding uncharacterized protein LOC125851565, with amino-acid sequence MENYCGRFVQKYHKYQVHGDLIKVPPHELNAMSSPWPFAAWGMDVIRPIEPATSNESIITNNRANLNNQLMKEICEQFKITHSNSTTYRPQMNGVVEAANKNIKRILRKMINNYKCWHENLSYALLGYRTTIQTSTRATPYLLVYGTEAVIPAEVEIPSLRFIQEAKLSDAESVRDRYEQLTLIDEKKMSVVCHGQLYQ